The Rhopalosiphum maidis isolate BTI-1 chromosome 1, ASM367621v3, whole genome shotgun sequence genome has a segment encoding these proteins:
- the LOC113560693 gene encoding glycoprotein 3-alpha-L-fucosyltransferase A-like, whose protein sequence is MTNRLLRLLLILVLCVSVLYNSIFAVYWIIKRTYDISYNTEKLEQSDAYNEPNVNNILGNQNQQNHPYFSESIITVTPYYKEMEWNEIANPPLPWYFKDGTIRPAKAPSNTRFNLSQVWPKKQINGDRVEEQLMFMPSNYEYNNAPIKSILLFNNVNEWMVDSGQNEFISKDCPVNRCTITTDKSKSSNIDSILFRNEFSRPGHIKADKQVWILFIVESAYYTELNVGHDLINWTATYRHDSDIVTPYQRWAYYDPSVTQIEQFNRNYAQDKTKQLAIIITDCKTNYYDRELFYATELSKYNISVDVYGKCGEFKNIESNTFLQMLDQDYKFYLAFENSNCIDYVTDKFFVNGLQHNALPVVMGGRREDYERMAPKHSYVHVDDYESPRRLAEYLRRLDADDDLYNEYFRWKGAGEFIDTKFFCRLCAMLHDDGAPAKSYRNFDNWWRGPGVCDDDGPEIPTQLPPPPLAINDIEEE, encoded by the exons atgacAAACCGACTATTACGTCTTCTACTAATTCTAGTGTTGTGTGTctctgttttatataatagtatcttTGCGGTGTATTGGATAATTAAGAGAACATACGATATATCGTATAACACGGAGAAGTTAGAGCAATCAGATGCGTACAATGAAccgaatgtaaataatattttgggtaATCAGAATCAACAG aACCATCCATATTTTTCGGAGTCAATTATAACCGTTACGCCTTATTACAAAGAAATGGAATGGAATGAAATTGCGAACCCGCCTCTACCATGGTATTTCAAAg atggtACAATAAGACCGGCCAAAGCTCCATCAAACACTAGATTTAATCTTTCACAAGTGTGGCCCAAGAAACAAATAAATGGCGATCGAGTGGAAGAACAACTAATGTTTATGCCATCaaattacgagtataataatgcACCGATCaagtcaattttattattcaacaatGTTAACGAATGGATGGTTGATAGCGGGCAAAacgaatttatttcaaaagatTGCCCAGTAAATAGATGCACAATTACTACGGACAAATCAAAAAGCTCAAATatagattcaattttattccGAAATGAATTCTCACGTCCAGGTCATATAAAAGCCGATAAACAA GtatggattttatttattgtcgaGTCTGCATACTATACAGAACTTAACGTTGGTCATGATTTAATCAATTGGACTGCTACATATCGACATGATAGTGATATCGTTACGCCTTATCAACGATGGGCTTACTACGACCCGTCCGTAACTCaaattgaacaatttaatCGAAATTATGCACAAGATAAAACGAAACAATTGGCGATAATTATCACAGattgtaaaactaattattatgacaGAGAACTATTTTATGCTACAGAGTTgagcaaatataatatatctgtagATGTATATGGTAAATGtggtgaatttaaaaatatcgaatctAATACTTTTCTTCAAATGCTGGATCAggattataagttttatttggcTTTCGAgaattcaaattgtattgattaCGTGACTGATAAGTTTTTCGTCAACGGACTTCa GCATAACGCACTGCCGGTTGTGATGGGTGGACGCCGAGAGGACTACGAGCGGATGGCGCCTAAACATTCATACGTGCACGTAGACGACTACGAGTCGCCCAGGCGGCTGGCCGAGTACCTACGACGGTTGGACGCCGACGACGACTTGTACAACGAGTACTTCCGGTGGAAGGGCGCCGGCGAGTTTATCGATACAAAGTTCTTCTGTCGGCTGTGCGCGATGTTGCATGATGACGGCGCGCCGGCCAAAAGTTATCGAAACTTTGACAACTGGTGGCGTGGCCCGGGTGTTTGCGATGATGATGGACCGGAGATACCTACTCAATTACCGCCACCGCCGTTAGCGATTAATGACATAGAAGAAGAATGA
- the LOC113560694 gene encoding snurportin-1 isoform X1, with product MEHRFSTYETISAKACPIYIKLKFQQVKRRQETLEIQKQKRDQQINERRNIKNDADNTFMEIDERKNGTVVPSNEAYELATSMMYSEWMLETPEDIDSWIAVLCPEGKRCCVIAQDNKTKTVNKFGTTLNNFPSLFPYGCRVSNNCPSHRKRTVLDCVYSFKLKKYYVLDIIEWMGVPYTDFDAEFRFYFIQSKLSEIPGINEKSTTNFYPFELAPRMVTRDLYQHLLEKCQFFPDNIELDGINFYYPESLYTSGETPLVLWLKPFMIPDVLQKPVNDQLAQLHRPPNYVNVFEYSQSLKKKNRKFKKKKNSISNNDKMEVEHLVEVEMDKDPVVENEICMEN from the exons atggaaCATAGATTTTCAACGTATGAAACTATTAGTGCAAAAGCATGCcctatttacattaaattgaaGTTTCAACAAGTTAAGCGAAGACAAGAAACTTTAGAGATACAAAAACA aaaacgtgatcaacaaattaatgaaagaagaaatattaaaaatgatgctGATAATACTTTTATG gaAATCGACGAAAGAAAAAATGGAACAGTGGTGCCAAGTAATGAAGCATATGAACTTGCAACATCTATGATGTATTCAGAATGGATGCTTGAAACACCTGAAGACATTGATAGTTGGATTGCAGTATTATGTCCAGAAGGAAAACGATGTTGTGTTATTGCTCAagat aacaaaacaaaaacagttAACAAATTTGGAACTACACTCAACAATTTTCCATCATTATTTCCTTATGGATGCCGTGTATCAAATAATTGTCCATCTCATCGTAAACGTACAGTTTTAGACTGTGTATATAgtttcaagttaaaaaaatattatgttttggatATTATTGAGTGGATGGGTGTGCCATATACAGATTTTgat gcTGAATTTAGATTTTACTTTATACAGAGTAAACTTAGTGAAATACCAGGtatcaatgaaaaatcaaCGACAAATTTTTATCCGTTTGAA cTTGCTCCACGAATGGTTACTAGAGATTTGTACCAGCATCTTTTGgaaaaatgtcaatttttccctgataatattgaattagatGGTATTAACTTTTACTATCCAGAAAGTTTGTACACTTCGGGTGAAACACCATTAGTGCTTTGGCTGAAACCGTTCATGATACCTGATGTCTTACAAAAGCCAGTCAATGATCAGTTAGCACAATTACATAGACCGCCTAATTATGTTAACGTATTTGAATACAGTCAAAgcttgaaaaagaaaaatagaaaatttaagaagaagaagaattcTATTtccaataatgataaaatggaAGTAGAACATTTAGTTGAG GTAGAAATGGATAAAGATCCTGTCGTTGAAAATGAAATTTGTATGGAAAACTGA
- the LOC113560694 gene encoding snurportin-1 isoform X2, which translates to MGTSVLKYFIEIIKNLDSIVLIKRDQQINERRNIKNDADNTFMEIDERKNGTVVPSNEAYELATSMMYSEWMLETPEDIDSWIAVLCPEGKRCCVIAQDNKTKTVNKFGTTLNNFPSLFPYGCRVSNNCPSHRKRTVLDCVYSFKLKKYYVLDIIEWMGVPYTDFDAEFRFYFIQSKLSEIPGINEKSTTNFYPFELAPRMVTRDLYQHLLEKCQFFPDNIELDGINFYYPESLYTSGETPLVLWLKPFMIPDVLQKPVNDQLAQLHRPPNYVNVFEYSQSLKKKNRKFKKKKNSISNNDKMEVEHLVEVEMDKDPVVENEICMEN; encoded by the exons atgggAACatcagtattaaaatattttattgaaatcattaaaaatcttGATTCAATTGTACTCAT aaaacgtgatcaacaaattaatgaaagaagaaatattaaaaatgatgctGATAATACTTTTATG gaAATCGACGAAAGAAAAAATGGAACAGTGGTGCCAAGTAATGAAGCATATGAACTTGCAACATCTATGATGTATTCAGAATGGATGCTTGAAACACCTGAAGACATTGATAGTTGGATTGCAGTATTATGTCCAGAAGGAAAACGATGTTGTGTTATTGCTCAagat aacaaaacaaaaacagttAACAAATTTGGAACTACACTCAACAATTTTCCATCATTATTTCCTTATGGATGCCGTGTATCAAATAATTGTCCATCTCATCGTAAACGTACAGTTTTAGACTGTGTATATAgtttcaagttaaaaaaatattatgttttggatATTATTGAGTGGATGGGTGTGCCATATACAGATTTTgat gcTGAATTTAGATTTTACTTTATACAGAGTAAACTTAGTGAAATACCAGGtatcaatgaaaaatcaaCGACAAATTTTTATCCGTTTGAA cTTGCTCCACGAATGGTTACTAGAGATTTGTACCAGCATCTTTTGgaaaaatgtcaatttttccctgataatattgaattagatGGTATTAACTTTTACTATCCAGAAAGTTTGTACACTTCGGGTGAAACACCATTAGTGCTTTGGCTGAAACCGTTCATGATACCTGATGTCTTACAAAAGCCAGTCAATGATCAGTTAGCACAATTACATAGACCGCCTAATTATGTTAACGTATTTGAATACAGTCAAAgcttgaaaaagaaaaatagaaaatttaagaagaagaagaattcTATTtccaataatgataaaatggaAGTAGAACATTTAGTTGAG GTAGAAATGGATAAAGATCCTGTCGTTGAAAATGAAATTTGTATGGAAAACTGA
- the LOC113560584 gene encoding UDP-glucuronosyltransferase 2C1-like isoform X2, protein MNSVVLMIGILISVNNGLTSNILAFLPSKARSHYGAFEPLLKELAEKGHNMTVLSPFPMKNPPSSYHHIQVEDEDLVMGFNPFSVAKNFKPILVPFRSWFIWPKFTETILNKPSVQKLIHSEGLNFDLVLFENFYHECFVALGHKFNAPVVQLFPSIPNAGVAQWHRNPYDGSYIPDVNSGFCDNMSFMERLTNTVLSFMHTALGSFFYFPKQRDLMDKYFNYTGWETRPSMENMLKNISLTLINTHFSVGTSRPLVPSYIDVAGMHLKPASSLPEDLQDIMNNAPDGVVYFSFGSVLKLTQLPENEFKIIIRQLGKIKPKVLFKWESDTKIDFPPNIIVRKWFPQVDILGHPNCVLFITHGGIHSTEEAIYFGVPMLAISVFGDQLHNSLVMQNRGAAIRIKYSEFTEDLFEIALYKILNDKSFKQKATELSQTFHDQPLKSLNKAIYWIEYVLRYNGAHHLKTAAGQLTCSVKSQNGRADKHVSKCQPITCI, encoded by the exons ATGAACAGTGTAGTTTTGATGattggtattttaatatcagtGAACAATGGTTTAACATCTAATATATTAGCCTTTTTACCAAGCAAAGCACGCAGCCACTATGGAGCGTTTGAGCCGTTGTTAAAAGAATTAGCAGAAAAAGGTCATAACATGACTGTTTTATCACCATTCCCTATGAAAAATCCACCATCATCTTACCATCATATTCAAGTCGAGGATGAAGATCTCGTAATGG gtTTCAATCCATTCAGTGTAGctaaaaatttcaaaccaATTTTAGTTCCATTCAGATCTTGGTTTATTTGGCCAAAATTTAcagaaacaatattaaacaaaccATCTGTTCAGAAATTGATTCATTCAGAAGgacttaattttgatttagtttTATTCGAAAATTTTTATCACGAGTGTTTTGTAGCTCTTGGGCATAAATTCAATGCACCTGTTGTACAATTATTTCCATCTATTCCGAATGCTGGTGTAGCACAATGGCATCGTAATCCATATGATGGATCATATATTCCAGATGTCAACTCTGGATTCTGTGACAATATGTCTTTCATGGAACGTTTGACAAATAccgtattatcatttatgcaTACAGCTTTAGGTTCATTTTTCTACTTTCCAAAGCAAAGGGATTTAAtggataaatatttcaactataCTGGTTGGGAAACACGACCGTCAATGGAGAACatgctaaaaaatatttcactgaCATTGATTAACACACACTTTTCTGTTGGAACATCAAGACCTCTTGTCCCTTCATACATAGATGTAGCTGGAATGCACCTCAAACCTGCATCTTCACTCCcagaa GATCTTCAGGATATTATGAATAACGCTCCTGATGGAGTCGTATACTTCAGTTTTGGTTCAGTACTCAAACTAACACAATTACccgaaaatgaatttaaaattattattagacaacTTGGCAAGATTAAaccaaaagtattatttaagtggGAATCAGATACTAAAATAGACTTTCCGCCAAATATAATCGTTAGAAAATGGTTTCCACAAGTTGATATTTTAGGCCATCctaattgtgtattatttattactcatGGAGGCATACACAGTACTGAAGAAGCTATATATTTTGGAGTGCCAATGTTAGCTATATCAGTGTTTGGAGATCAGTTACATAACTCATTAGTAATGCAGAATAGAGGTGCTGCAATTCGAATTAAATACAGTGAATTTACTGaagatttatttgaaatagctttatataaaatattgaatgacaAATC GTTTAAACAAAAAGCAACAGAACTATCACAAACATTTCATGATCAaccattaaaatcattaaataaagctATTTACTGGATTGAGTATGTACTACGGTACAATGGGGCTCATCATTTGAAAACAGCTGCTGGCCAATTGACTTG ttCAGTCAAATCTCAAAATGGCAGAGCTGACAAACATGTTTCGAAATGCCAGCCCATAACTTGCATAtag
- the LOC113560584 gene encoding UDP-glucuronosyltransferase 2C1-like isoform X1, with amino-acid sequence MNSVVLMIGILISVNNGLTSNILAFLPSKARSHYGAFEPLLKELAEKGHNMTVLSPFPMKNPPSSYHHIQVEDEDLVMGFNPFSVAKNFKPILVPFRSWFIWPKFTETILNKPSVQKLIHSEGLNFDLVLFENFYHECFVALGHKFNAPVVQLFPSIPNAGVAQWHRNPYDGSYIPDVNSGFCDNMSFMERLTNTVLSFMHTALGSFFYFPKQRDLMDKYFNYTGWETRPSMENMLKNISLTLINTHFSVGTSRPLVPSYIDVAGMHLKPASSLPEDLQDIMNNAPDGVVYFSFGSVLKLTQLPENEFKIIIRQLGKIKPKVLFKWESDTKIDFPPNIIVRKWFPQVDILGHPNCVLFITHGGIHSTEEAIYFGVPMLAISVFGDQLHNSLVMQNRGAAIRIKYSEFTEDLFEIALYKILNDKSFKQKATELSQTFHDQPLKSLNKAIYWIEYVLRYNGAHHLKTAAGQLTWYEFLLIDGLFLVIIMRIIITVILWYVGKKLWRKFCCIKTKKN; translated from the exons ATGAACAGTGTAGTTTTGATGattggtattttaatatcagtGAACAATGGTTTAACATCTAATATATTAGCCTTTTTACCAAGCAAAGCACGCAGCCACTATGGAGCGTTTGAGCCGTTGTTAAAAGAATTAGCAGAAAAAGGTCATAACATGACTGTTTTATCACCATTCCCTATGAAAAATCCACCATCATCTTACCATCATATTCAAGTCGAGGATGAAGATCTCGTAATGG gtTTCAATCCATTCAGTGTAGctaaaaatttcaaaccaATTTTAGTTCCATTCAGATCTTGGTTTATTTGGCCAAAATTTAcagaaacaatattaaacaaaccATCTGTTCAGAAATTGATTCATTCAGAAGgacttaattttgatttagtttTATTCGAAAATTTTTATCACGAGTGTTTTGTAGCTCTTGGGCATAAATTCAATGCACCTGTTGTACAATTATTTCCATCTATTCCGAATGCTGGTGTAGCACAATGGCATCGTAATCCATATGATGGATCATATATTCCAGATGTCAACTCTGGATTCTGTGACAATATGTCTTTCATGGAACGTTTGACAAATAccgtattatcatttatgcaTACAGCTTTAGGTTCATTTTTCTACTTTCCAAAGCAAAGGGATTTAAtggataaatatttcaactataCTGGTTGGGAAACACGACCGTCAATGGAGAACatgctaaaaaatatttcactgaCATTGATTAACACACACTTTTCTGTTGGAACATCAAGACCTCTTGTCCCTTCATACATAGATGTAGCTGGAATGCACCTCAAACCTGCATCTTCACTCCcagaa GATCTTCAGGATATTATGAATAACGCTCCTGATGGAGTCGTATACTTCAGTTTTGGTTCAGTACTCAAACTAACACAATTACccgaaaatgaatttaaaattattattagacaacTTGGCAAGATTAAaccaaaagtattatttaagtggGAATCAGATACTAAAATAGACTTTCCGCCAAATATAATCGTTAGAAAATGGTTTCCACAAGTTGATATTTTAGGCCATCctaattgtgtattatttattactcatGGAGGCATACACAGTACTGAAGAAGCTATATATTTTGGAGTGCCAATGTTAGCTATATCAGTGTTTGGAGATCAGTTACATAACTCATTAGTAATGCAGAATAGAGGTGCTGCAATTCGAATTAAATACAGTGAATTTACTGaagatttatttgaaatagctttatataaaatattgaatgacaAATC GTTTAAACAAAAAGCAACAGAACTATCACAAACATTTCATGATCAaccattaaaatcattaaataaagctATTTACTGGATTGAGTATGTACTACGGTACAATGGGGCTCATCATTTGAAAACAGCTGCTGGCCAATTGACTTGGTACGAATTTCTACTAATTGATGGTTTGTTTTTGGTAATCATCAtgagaataattataactgtaatattGTGGTATGTAGGAAAAAAATTGTGGAGaaaattttgttgtataaaaactaaaaaaaactaa
- the LOC113559182 gene encoding elongation factor 1-delta isoform X2, which yields MALEILAQEKVWLDKSKYADAERVFYEKQSKIGEYESSVICSRDTESSNAINAIADLKNAFQKLEVRVSVLEGKSPSSSSSNSSSLNQDIEQLQSLMAQLEARVTSLETKKTAQSSSKPEEKETPKKNDEEDDDVDLFGSDSEEESEEAAKLKAQRVAEYSARKSKKPTLVAKSNIILDVKPWDDETDMKELEKAVRQVATDGLLWGASKLVPLAYGIHKLQISCVVEDEKVSIDWLQETLQEIEDFIQSVDIAAFNKI from the exons ATGGCGTTGGAGATTTTAGCTCAAGAAAAAGTGTGGCtcgataaatcaaaatatgctGATGCAGAACGTgtgttttatgaaaaacaGTCAAAg attggTGAATATGAATCATCTGTCATTTGTTCAAGGGATACAGAAAGTTCCAATGCAATTAATg CCATTGCTGATTTGAAAAATGCTTTTCAAAAGTTGGAAGTTCGTGTTAGTGTATTGGAAGGAAAATCTCCAAGT aGTTCTTCAAGTAATTCAAGTTCATTGAATcaag atATTGAACAATTACAAAGTCTTATGGCACAGTTAGAAGCTCGTGTTACATCattagaaactaaaaaaacagCACAGTCTTCTTCTAAACCAGAAGAAAAGGaaacaccaaaaaaaaatgatgaagaAGACGATGATGTTGATTTGTTTGGATCAGATTctgaa gaaGAATCTGAAGAGGCAGCCAAACTTAAAGCCCAGAGGGTAGCTGAATATTCAGCTCGAAAATCTAAGA aaccCACTCTTGTTGCAAAGTCAAACATCATATTGGACGTTAAGCCATGGGACGATGAAACTGATATGAAGGAGTTAGAAAAGGCAGTGCGCCAAGTTGCTACTGACGGTTTACTATGGGGAGCat ctaaGCTGGTTCCATTAGCTTATGGAATACATAAGCTTCAAATCAGTTGTGTTGTTGAAGATGAAAAAGTATCAATTGATTGGTTACAAGAAACATTACAAGAAATTGAAGATTTT attcaaaGTGTTGACATAGCAGCtttcaacaaaatttaa
- the LOC113559182 gene encoding elongation factor 1-beta isoform X1, with product MALEILAQEKVWLDKSKYADAERVFYEKQSKNTGCEAPGKKVLLAEIEKARQILHEKVLNIGEYESSVICSRDTESSNAINAIADLKNAFQKLEVRVSVLEGKSPSSSSSNSSSLNQDIEQLQSLMAQLEARVTSLETKKTAQSSSKPEEKETPKKNDEEDDDVDLFGSDSEEESEEAAKLKAQRVAEYSARKSKKPTLVAKSNIILDVKPWDDETDMKELEKAVRQVATDGLLWGASKLVPLAYGIHKLQISCVVEDEKVSIDWLQETLQEIEDFIQSVDIAAFNKI from the exons ATGGCGTTGGAGATTTTAGCTCAAGAAAAAGTGTGGCtcgataaatcaaaatatgctGATGCAGAACGTgtgttttatgaaaaacaGTCAAAg aataccGGTTGTGAGGCCCCTGGCAAGAAAGTGCTGTTAGCTGAGATTGAAAAGGCTCGTCAAATTTTGCACGAGAAAGTTCTAAAT attggTGAATATGAATCATCTGTCATTTGTTCAAGGGATACAGAAAGTTCCAATGCAATTAATg CCATTGCTGATTTGAAAAATGCTTTTCAAAAGTTGGAAGTTCGTGTTAGTGTATTGGAAGGAAAATCTCCAAGT aGTTCTTCAAGTAATTCAAGTTCATTGAATcaag atATTGAACAATTACAAAGTCTTATGGCACAGTTAGAAGCTCGTGTTACATCattagaaactaaaaaaacagCACAGTCTTCTTCTAAACCAGAAGAAAAGGaaacaccaaaaaaaaatgatgaagaAGACGATGATGTTGATTTGTTTGGATCAGATTctgaa gaaGAATCTGAAGAGGCAGCCAAACTTAAAGCCCAGAGGGTAGCTGAATATTCAGCTCGAAAATCTAAGA aaccCACTCTTGTTGCAAAGTCAAACATCATATTGGACGTTAAGCCATGGGACGATGAAACTGATATGAAGGAGTTAGAAAAGGCAGTGCGCCAAGTTGCTACTGACGGTTTACTATGGGGAGCat ctaaGCTGGTTCCATTAGCTTATGGAATACATAAGCTTCAAATCAGTTGTGTTGTTGAAGATGAAAAAGTATCAATTGATTGGTTACAAGAAACATTACAAGAAATTGAAGATTTT attcaaaGTGTTGACATAGCAGCtttcaacaaaatttaa